A genomic stretch from Sinorhizobium terangae includes:
- a CDS encoding invasion associated locus B family protein, producing MFVRKIATAIALVVAAAGVASAQSPTRIQQFNAWGAYSYQAGAGKVCYVLSVPKEKSPAGVDHGDIFFLVSQRPGQNISYEPQAMMGYPLQDNSKVNVVIDGKTFVMFTKGNSAWVENAAEEPALVAAMKSGKDMSVNAKSRKGTATSYSYSLSGISAALKQIEACK from the coding sequence ATGTTTGTAAGAAAGATCGCAACTGCAATCGCACTCGTAGTGGCAGCAGCCGGCGTTGCTTCCGCTCAATCTCCGACACGGATCCAGCAATTCAATGCCTGGGGCGCCTATTCCTACCAGGCCGGCGCCGGCAAGGTCTGCTACGTCCTGTCCGTTCCGAAGGAGAAGAGCCCTGCCGGTGTCGACCATGGCGATATCTTCTTCCTCGTCTCGCAGCGCCCGGGGCAGAACATCAGCTACGAGCCTCAGGCGATGATGGGCTACCCGCTGCAGGACAATTCCAAGGTCAATGTGGTCATCGACGGCAAGACTTTCGTGATGTTTACCAAGGGTAATTCCGCCTGGGTCGAAAACGCTGCGGAAGAACCGGCGCTGGTGGCGGCGATGAAGTCGGGCAAGGACATGTCGGTCAACGCGAAGTCCCGCAAGGGAACCGCGACTTCCTATTCCTATTCCCTCTCCGGCATTTCCGCCGCGTTGAAGCAGATCGAAGCCTGCAAGTAA